The following proteins are co-located in the Doryrhamphus excisus isolate RoL2022-K1 chromosome 3, RoL_Dexc_1.0, whole genome shotgun sequence genome:
- the dusp16 gene encoding dual specificity protein phosphatase 16 yields MLRPGSVRPIGAEALVALLEGGLDRVVLIDSRPFVDYNTSHILEAVNVNCSKLMKRRLLQDKVHIAELIQHSASNKLELQAHHEVVVYDHSSSDPSSLGSDGFVSVLLLKLERNFPSVHLLEGGFSEFSRQFPGLCEGKMAAVPSCVSPPCLLVANTGPTRILPHLYLGCQRDVLNQDVMQQNAIAYVLNASNTCPKPDFIPESHFLRVPVNDSFCEKILPWLDRSVEFIEKAKASNSCVLVHCLAGISRSATIAIAYIMKRMDMSLDEAYRFVKEKRPTISPNFNFLGQLLDFEKRIKSPHATQRQPVPANPPLDRDVSRGALLEPLMLPPEERLLAQTLGGLQLAAEDGARLKRSFSLDIKAHGEPGVGGATAKARHFSPVEEVSEQSPDKDHTYEMQRAAPSTDDANFLFGLSQSQQHLARAGPSSTLKGWHSDILLGPVTASSRSSRAGAWYLSSAIFTGGGLAALGCGHGPEAVRRRGRPRARDGGDLRRSWHEESSFEKQLKRRSCQMDFGDGLTDRRSRDDVAQLGGRSSFSGSLELIQVS; encoded by the exons ATGCTCAGGCCCGGCAGCGTGAGGCCCATCGGGGCGGAGGCTCTGGTGGCGCTGCTGGAGGGGGGTCTGGACCGCGTGGTTCTGATCGACAGCAGGCCGTTTGTGGACTACAACACCTCCCACATCCTGGAGGCCGTCAACGTCAACTGTTCCAAGCTGATGAAAAGGAGGCTCTTGCAGGACAAGGTCCACATCGCAGAACTCATCCAGCACTCGGCCAGCAACAAG TTGGAGCTGCAGGCCCACCACGAGGTGGTGGTCTATGACCACAGTTCTTCAGACCCGTCCTCTCTGGGCTCCGATGGCTTCGTCAGCGTGCTGCTGCTCAAACTGGAGCGCAACTTTCCGTCCGTGCACCTGCTGGAAG GTGGTTTCTCAGAGTTTTCCCGCCAGTTTCCGGGTCTGTGTGAGGGCAAGATGGCGGCGGTTCCGTCGTGCGTGTCTCCACCGTGCCTGCTTGTGGCCAACACGGGTCCCACGCGCATCCTGCCCCACCTGTACCTGGGCTGCCAGCGGGACGTCCTCAACcag gaTGTCATGCAGCAGAACGCCATCGCGTACGTGCTCAATGCCAGCAACACGTGTCCCAAACCCGACTTCATTCCAGAGTCTCACTTCCTGCGGGTCCCCGTCAACGACAGTTTCTGTGAGAAGATCCTGCCATGGTTGGACAGATCTGTTGAGTTCATAG AGAAGGCCAAAGCCTCCAACTCCTGCGTTCTCGTTCACTGCCTGGCGGGAATCTCCCGCTCGGCCACCATCGCCATCGCCTACATCATGAAGAGGATGGACATGTCTCTGGACGAGGCGTACAG GTTCGTCAAGGAGAAGAGGCCGACCATCTCTCCTAACTTCAACTTCCTGGGTCAGCTGCTGGACTTTGAGAAGAGGATCAAGAGCCCTCACGCCACACAACGGCAGCCCGTCCCTGCGAACCCGCCTCTGGACCGTGATGTCAGCAGGGGGGCTCTGCTGGAGCCCCTCATGCTGCCTCCTGAGGAGCGTCTGCTGGCTCAGACCCTGGGCGGTCTGCAGCTCGCCGCCGAGGATGGCGCCCGCCTGAAGCGCTCCTTCTCTTTGGACATCAAGGCGCACGGCGAGCCGGGCGTGGGCGGCGCCACCGCCAAAGCGCGTCACTTCTCTCCCGTGGAGGAGGTCTCGGAGCAAAGTCCAGACAAGGACCACACATATGAGATGCAGCGGGCCGCGCCCTCGACAGACGACGCCAACTTCCTGTTCGGACTGTCGCAGAGCCAGCAGCACCTGGCCAGAGCGGGCCCCAGCAGCACCCTGAAAGGGTGGCACTCAGACATCCTGCTGGGGCCCGTCACGGCGTCGTCTCGGTCCTCCCGGGCAGGAGCCTGGTACCTCTCCTCGGCCATCTTCACCGGGGGCGGCTTAGCGGCGCTCGGCTGCGGCCACGGGCCGGAGGCGGTGCGGCGGCGTGGGCGCCCGCGAGCACGAGACGGCGGCGACTTGCGCAGGAGCTGGCACGAAGAGAGCAGCTTCGAGAAGCAGCTGAAGAGACGAAGCTGTCAGATGGACTTCGGAGACGGCCTCACGGACAGACGCTCCCGTGACGACGTGGCGCAACTCGGAGGTCGCTCCAGTTTTTCTGGAAGCTTGGAGCTCATCCAGGTGTCCTGA